One part of the Engraulis encrasicolus isolate BLACKSEA-1 chromosome 17, IST_EnEncr_1.0, whole genome shotgun sequence genome encodes these proteins:
- the LOC134467050 gene encoding lysophosphatidic acid receptor 6-like translates to MITMSPASSNITNSTGDFDNYCTEMPAGSIIWAVFSVLCGCVGFPASVWLLWVLVQRQRSGLTNDTYMLNLTVMDLIINVLTTPFLINYFVLRNDFLMSLGELLHCFSVIGRPLFMTCICVDCFMAVVYPITYMKMKRYRYRLLSCVAVWGITLCVGMINAFIMRSFSPISAIVCLPLIPTIAICDFAILYTLRKPDPSGRSEVHPQKQSALQTITNSLVMTLVCYLPTMTVGPFLVFIPNDQFVYCVIGLLVYTAPLLGGIIMPLLQLHSLGRLRGLLYCTRDSGSPEQPDQRL, encoded by the coding sequence ATGATTACCATGAGCCCTGCATCTTCAAACATCACCAACAGCACTGGGGACTTTGACAACTACTGCACTGAGATGCCGGCTGGTTCCATTATTTGGGCTGTCTTCAGTGTACTCTGTGGCTGTGTGGGCTTTCCTGCCAGCGTGTGGCTCCTGTGGGTGCTCGTCCAGAGGCAGCGCAGTGGGTTGACCAACGACACCTACATGCTCAACCTCACCGTCATGGACTTAATCATCAATGTTTTAACAACACCTTTCTTGATCAATTACTTTGTGTTAAGGAATGACTTTTTGATGTCACTTGGCGAACTCCTGCACTGCTTTAGTGTAATTGGAAGACCCCTGTTTATGACATGTATCTGTGTGGACTGTTTCATGGCTGTGGTTTACCCCATTACCTACATGAAGATGAAGCGCTATAGATACAGACTGCTGTCTTGTGTAGCAGTGTGGGGTATAACACTGTGCGTCGGCATGATCAATGCCTTTATTATGCGGTCGTTTTCCCCTATCTCTGCGATTGTGTGCTTACCACTTATTCCAACCATTGCCATATGTGACTTTGCTATCCTCTACACTTTGAGAAAGCCAGATCCTTCCGGAAGGAGTGAGGTCCACCCACAGAAGCAGAGCGCTTTGCAAACCATCACCAACAGTCTGGTCATGACCTTGGTGTGCTACCTGCCTACAATGACTGTGGGTCCTTTTTTGGTCTTCATCCCCAATGATCAGTTTGTTTACTGTGTAATCGGTTTACTTGTTTATACTGCGCCGTTACTCGGTGGTATTATCATGCCGCTGCTCCAACTGCACAGCCTGGGGAGGCTGAGGGGTCTGCTGTACTGCACACGTGACTCTGGCTCTCCAGAACAGCCAGACCAACGGCTTTAA
- the LOC134467051 gene encoding lysophosphatidic acid receptor 6-like, translated as MITMSPASSNTTWSTNSTDFDIYCTEMPAGGITWGVLSILCACVGLPASVWLMWVLVQRQRSGLTNDTYMFNLTVMDLILNVFTTPFLINYFVLRNDFLKSLGELLHCFSAIGRPLFMTCICVDCFMAVVYPITYMKMKRYRYRLLSCVAVWGITLCVGMINAFILQFFSPISGILCWLLVPTIAICDLTILYTLRKPDPSGRSEVHPQKQRALQTITNSLVMTLVCYLPTMAVGPFLSFIPMDQFTSCVMSIPYYIAPLLGGIAMPLLQLHSLGRLRGLLYCTRDSGSPERPDQWP; from the coding sequence ATGATTACCATGAGCCCTGCATCGTCAAACACAACTTGGTCCACCAACAGCACTGATTTTGACATCTACTGCACTGAAATGCCGGCTGGTGGAATAACTTGGGGTGTCCTAAGTATactctgtgcttgtgtgggtCTTCCTGCCAGCGTGTGGCTCATGTGGGTGCTCGTTCAGAGACAGCGCAGTGGATTGACCAACGACACCTACATGTTCAACCTCACTGTCATGGACCTGATCTTAAATGTTTTCACAACACCTTTCTTGATCAATTACTTTGTGTTAAGGAATGACTTTTTGAAGTCACTTGGTGAACTTCTGCACTGCTTTAGTGCAATTGGAAGACCACTGTTCATGACATGCATCTGTGTGGACTGCTTCATGGCTGTGGTTTACCCCATTACTTATATGAAGATGAAGCGCTATAGATACAGACTGCTGTCTTGTGTAGCAGTGTGGGGGATAACACTGTGCGTCGGCATGATCAATGCCTTTATATTGCAGTTCTTTTCCCCTATCTCTGGGATTCTGTGCTGGCTGCTTGTTCCAACCATTGCCATATGTGACCTTACTATCCTCTACACTTTGAGAAAGCCAGATCCTTCCGGAAGGAGTGAGGTCCACCCACAAAAGCAGAGGGCTCTGCAAACCATCACCAACAGTCTGGTTATGACCTTGGTGTGCTACCTGCCGACAATGGCTGTGGGTCCTTTTTTGAGCTTCATTCCCATGGATCAGTTCACGTCATGTGTAATGAGCATACCTTATTATATTGCGCCGTTGCTTGGTGGTATTGCCATGCCCCTGCTCCAACTGCACAGCCTGGGGAGGCTGAGGGGTCTGCTGTACTGCACACGTGACTCTGGGTCTCCAGAACGGCCAGACCAATGGCCTTAA